In Cervus elaphus chromosome 3, mCerEla1.1, whole genome shotgun sequence, the following proteins share a genomic window:
- the LOC122681676 gene encoding 60S ribosomal protein L7: MEGAEEKKKKVPAVPETLKKKRKNFAELKIKRLRKKFAQKMLRKARRKLIYEKAKHYHKEYRQMYRTEIRMARMARKAGNFYVPAEPKLAFVIRIRGINGVSPKVRKVLQLLRLRQIFNGTFVKLNKASINMLRIVEPYIAWGYPNLKSVNELIYKRGYGKINKKRIALTDNALIARSLGKYGIICMEDLIHEIYTVGKRFKEANNFLWPFKLSSPRGGMKKKTTHFVEGGDAGNREDQINRLIRRMN, translated from the coding sequence ATGGAGggtgcagaagagaagaaaaagaaggttcCTGCTGTGCCAGAAACCCTTAAGAAAAAGCGAAAGAATTTCGCAGAGCTTAAGATCAAGCGCCTGAGAAAGAAGTTTGCCCAAAAGATGCTTCGAAAGGCAAGGAGGAAGCTTATTTATGAAAAAGCTAAGCATTACCACAAGGAATACAGGCAGATGTACAGAACCGAAATTCGAATGGCTAGGATGGCACGGAAAGCTGGCAACTTCTATGTACCCGCGGAACCCAAATTGGCATTTGTCATCAGGATCAGAGGTATCAACGGTGTGAGCCCAAAGGTTCGAAAGGTGCTGCAGCTCCTTCGCCTCCGGCAGATCTTCAATGGCACCTTTGTGAAGCTCAACAAGGCATCAATTAACATGCTGAGAATTGTGGAGCCATACATTGCATGGGGGTACCCAAATCTGAAGTCTGTAAATGAATTGATCTACAAGCGTGGTTATGGCAAAATCAACAAAAAGCGAATTGCCCTGACAGACAACGCATTGATTGCTCGATCTCTTGGGAAATACGGAATCATCTGCATGGAGGATCTGATTCATGAGATCTATACTGTTGGAAAACGTTTCAAAGAAGCAAACAACTTCCTGTGGCCCTTTAAATTGTCTTCTCCACGAGgtggaatgaagaaaaagaccaCCCATTTTGTAGAGGGTGGAGATGCTGGCAACAGGGAAGACCAGATCAACAGGCTTATTAGAAGGATGAACTAA